One genomic segment of Theobroma cacao cultivar B97-61/B2 chromosome 6, Criollo_cocoa_genome_V2, whole genome shotgun sequence includes these proteins:
- the LOC18596444 gene encoding putative hydrolase C777.06c isoform X2 has protein sequence MENQKPLQNGNKVDDNLLAVDNRDRDGDGSALIFLGTGCSSAVPNAMCLIQPSDPPCHVCFQSLSIPPDRNPNYRCNTSLLIDYCSSNGKHNYVIIDVGKTFREQVLRWFTFHKIPRIDSIILTHEHADAVLGLDDIRAVQPHSPTNDIDPTAIYLTQYAMDSIATKFPYLVQKKLREGQELRRVAQLDWRIIEEQYDKPLFASGLKFVPLPVMHGEDYICLGFLFGEKCKVAYISDVSRFPSNTEYVISKNGAGQLDLLILDCLYKRGSHNVHLCLPQTLEALKRICPKQALLIGMTHEFDHEKDNEFLMEWSEREGIHVQLARDGLRVPIDL, from the exons atggagaacCAAAAGCCGCTCCAAAATGGAAACAAGGTTGATGATAATCTTTTAGCCGTTGATAATCGTGACCGTGATGGTGATGGATCGGCTCTGATCTTCCTGGGAACCGGTTGCTCCAGTGCCGTCCCCAACGCAATGTGCTTGATCCAGCCCTCCGATCCTCCCTGCCACGTCTGCTTCCAATCCCTCTCCATTCCCCCGGACCGTAATCCTAATTACAG GTGTAATACATCTTTGCTTATCGATTACTGTTCGAGCAATGGTAAACACAATtatgttataattgatgttGGGAAGACATTCAGGGAGCAAGTTCTTCGATGGTTCACTTTCCACAAGATTCCTCGAATCGATTCT ATTATTTTGACTCATGAACATGCTGATGCTGTTCTTGGTCTGGATGATATACGTGCTGTGCAACCACATAGTCCTACAAATGATATTGATCCCACTGCCATTTACCTAACTCAATATGCGATGGATAg CATTGCCACAAAATTTCCATACTTGGTTCAGAAGAAACTTAGAGAAGGCCAAGAACTAAGGCGGGTGGCTCAGCTTGACTGGAGAATAATTGAGGAGCAATATGACAAACCATTATTTGCATCAGGACTAAAATTTGTCCCGTTGCCA GTGATGCATGGAGAAGATTATATCTGTTtaggttttctttttggtgAAAAGTGTAAAGTGGCTTATATATCTGATGTCTCACGTTTTCCTTCAAACACAGAGTATG TTATTTCCAAAAATGGTGCTGGACAATTGGATCTTCTGATATTGGATTGTTTATATAAG AGAGGATCTCATAACGTTCACTTATGCTTACCTCAG ACTCTTGAGGCTCTAAAGAGGATATGTCCAAAACAAGCTCTATTAATTGGAATGACTCATGAGTTTGATCACGAGAAGGACAATGAGTTTCTTATGGAATGGTCGGAGAG GGAAGGAATCCATGTGCAACTTGCACGTGACGGTCTGAGGGTCCCCATAGACCTATAA
- the LOC18596443 gene encoding uncharacterized protein LOC18596443 → MACFVPFNNRNLDVTLFVFRPTVVLVDELVDSLKQFCVCTETLGCVQSSIFKSIHGNLIIWYGGWMKKATENKEVLTATLLSMLASMSSMAVLIEHSFFDAYAGESKDGSNAAKYSTGDIVSMNVIASSSSDINDVSYANLALFKSRFLKMEGATAGVCLKCQSMPMVACLYVWKSLLLCYSWILASDYRKTMLPYLERFSLSVKYDIFWVVYVSSENVHNYQIPPHHHVLENRGETTNEGRII, encoded by the exons ATGGCTTGCTTTGTTCCTTTCAACAACAGAAATTTGGATGTAACCCTTTTCGTGTTTAGACCGACTGTTGTACTCGTCGATGAACTTGTTGACTCACTGAAACAGTTCTGTGTATGCACTGAAACTCTTGGTTGTGTTCAAAGTTCTATATTCAAGAGCATCCATGGTAATCTG ATCATATGGTATGGAGGATGGATGAAGAAAGCTACTGAAAACAAAGAAGTTTTGACTGCAACCCTT CTATCAATGTTAGCAAGCATGTCAAGCATGGCTGTTCTAATTGAACATAGCTTCTTTGATGCATACGCCGGAGAATCAAAAGATGGGTCCAATGCTGCCAAGTACTCCACAGGTGACATAGTCTCCATGAATGTGATCGCATCTTCTAGCAGTGACATAAATGATGTCTCCTACGCCAACTTAGCCTTATTCAAGTCGCGTTTCTTGAAGATGGAAGGGGCAACAGCAGGAGTTTGCTTGAAATGCCAAAGCATGCCAATGGTAGCATGCCTTTACGTGTGGAAATCTCTTCTACTATGTTACTCATGGATCCTTGCCTCGGATTATAGGAAAACAATGCTGCCCTACCTTGAGCGTTTTTCCCTCAGTGTCAAGTACGACATTTTCTGGGTTGTCTATGTTAGCAGTGAAAATGTACACAACTATCAGATTCCCCCTCATCATCATGTACTAGAAAATAGAGGAGAAACCACGAATGAAGGACGAATCATATGA
- the LOC18596444 gene encoding putative hydrolase C777.06c isoform X1, whose amino-acid sequence MENQKPLQNGNKVDDNLLAVDNRDRDGDGSALIFLGTGCSSAVPNAMCLIQPSDPPCHVCFQSLSIPPDRNPNYRCNTSLLIDYCSSNGKHNYVIIDVGKTFREQVLRWFTFHKIPRIDSIILTHEHADAVLGLDDIRAVQPHSPTNDIDPTAIYLTQYAMDSIATKFPYLVQKKLREGQELRRVAQLDWRIIEEQYDKPLFASGLKFVPLPVMHGEDYICLGFLFGEKCKVAYISDVSRFPSNTEYVISKNGAGQLDLLILDCLYKRGSHNVHLCLPQVCSTVSNNSSSFIYMVRDRSCSIRLFLQTLEALKRICPKQALLIGMTHEFDHEKDNEFLMEWSEREGIHVQLARDGLRVPIDL is encoded by the exons atggagaacCAAAAGCCGCTCCAAAATGGAAACAAGGTTGATGATAATCTTTTAGCCGTTGATAATCGTGACCGTGATGGTGATGGATCGGCTCTGATCTTCCTGGGAACCGGTTGCTCCAGTGCCGTCCCCAACGCAATGTGCTTGATCCAGCCCTCCGATCCTCCCTGCCACGTCTGCTTCCAATCCCTCTCCATTCCCCCGGACCGTAATCCTAATTACAG GTGTAATACATCTTTGCTTATCGATTACTGTTCGAGCAATGGTAAACACAATtatgttataattgatgttGGGAAGACATTCAGGGAGCAAGTTCTTCGATGGTTCACTTTCCACAAGATTCCTCGAATCGATTCT ATTATTTTGACTCATGAACATGCTGATGCTGTTCTTGGTCTGGATGATATACGTGCTGTGCAACCACATAGTCCTACAAATGATATTGATCCCACTGCCATTTACCTAACTCAATATGCGATGGATAg CATTGCCACAAAATTTCCATACTTGGTTCAGAAGAAACTTAGAGAAGGCCAAGAACTAAGGCGGGTGGCTCAGCTTGACTGGAGAATAATTGAGGAGCAATATGACAAACCATTATTTGCATCAGGACTAAAATTTGTCCCGTTGCCA GTGATGCATGGAGAAGATTATATCTGTTtaggttttctttttggtgAAAAGTGTAAAGTGGCTTATATATCTGATGTCTCACGTTTTCCTTCAAACACAGAGTATG TTATTTCCAAAAATGGTGCTGGACAATTGGATCTTCTGATATTGGATTGTTTATATAAG AGAGGATCTCATAACGTTCACTTATGCTTACCTCAGGTTTGTTCCACTGTTTCCAAtaattcttcttcatttatatatatggtcAGAGACCGCTCATGTTCCATCCGCTTATTTTTGCAGACTCTTGAGGCTCTAAAGAGGATATGTCCAAAACAAGCTCTATTAATTGGAATGACTCATGAGTTTGATCACGAGAAGGACAATGAGTTTCTTATGGAATGGTCGGAGAG GGAAGGAATCCATGTGCAACTTGCACGTGACGGTCTGAGGGTCCCCATAGACCTATAA
- the LOC18596445 gene encoding pentatricopeptide repeat-containing protein At1g09900, producing MHSGSISYPRIREILARPCKCFGFFQFHTCFYCSKVAFVAKKASCEPTSRFYDYPFAYTRFNAYFSSFSVRNFNSGSHFLSNSSVQFMGRDNFDDGNGDYAKFRDMGVRDSGELCLFDDHNGGRQKNRNLKFGDFDEVEEEEEEGEEGRDCRDIDDNFMILNSCNGHRVQREDVWRVELEEDEFRHPLVREICRLIQLRSAWNAKLESDLRYLLRSLKPRQVCAVLLSQVDERVALEFFYWADRQWRYRHNLIVYYIMLEILSKTKLCQGAKRVLRLMARRGIECQPEAFSYLMVSYSRAGKLRDAMKVLTLMQKAGVELNLSVCNTAIHVLVMANRMEKALRFFQRMQLVGITPNVVTYNCLIKGYCNMYQVEDALLLIAEMPSKNCSPDKVSYYTIMSFLCKEKQVKEVRDLMEKMSKDSNLFPDQVTYNTLIHMLSKHGHADEALEFLREAEGRGFRIDKVGHSAIVHSYCKQGRIDEAKSIVNEMLSKGCSPDVVTYTAVVDGFCRIGKLDQAEKMLQQMYKHGCKPNTVSYTALLTGLCRKGNSLRAREMMNVSEEEWWTPNAISYSVVMHGLRKEGKLSEACHVVREMVSKGFFPGPVEINLLIQSLCQEGKMDEAKKFLEECLNKGCAVNVVNFTTLIHGYCRKDDLEAALSLLDDMYLSNKHPDAVTYTTVIDALGKNGRIEEATDLTMKMLKKGLVPTPVTYRTVIHRYCQMGRVEDLLKLLDKMLSRQKCKTAYNQVIEKLCSFGNLEEADKLLGRILKTASRTDAKTCTMLMESYLSKEMPLSAYKVACRMFNRNLIPDLKLSEKVIEQLMLEGKSAEADNLMLRFVEHGCHSPRFE from the coding sequence ATGCACTCTGGTTCCATTTCTTATCCTAGAATTCGAGAAATCCTAGCTCGGCCTTGTAAATGTTTTGGTTTCTTTCAGTTTCATACATGTTTTTATTGTAGTAAGGTTGCGTTTGTTGCAAAAAAGGCTTCTTGTGAGCCCACAAGCAGGTTTTATGATTACCCATTTGCTTATACTAGATTTAATGCATATTTCTCATCGTTTTCTGTAAGGAATTTCAATTCTGGTTCTCATTTTTTGAGTAATTCTAGTGTCCAATTTATGGGAAgagataattttgatgatggaAATGGTGATTATGCTAAATTTAGAGACATGGGTGTCCGGGATTCTGGGGAGTTATGTTTATTTGATGATCATAATGGTGGGCGTCAAAAGAACCGAAACCTGAAATTTGGTGACTTTGATGAGGTTgaagaggaggaagaagaaggagaggAAGGACGGGATTGTAGAGATATTGATGATAATTTTATGATATTGAATTCGTGTAATGGACATCGCGTGCAAAGAGAGGATGTTTGGAGAGTTGAGTTGGAGGAAGATGAATTTAGGCACCCTTTGGTGAGAGAGATTTGTAGATTGATTCAGCTTAGGTCAGCTTGGAATGCAAAGCTTGAAAGTGATTTGAGATACCTGCTAAGAAGTCTCAAACCTCGTCAAGTTTGCGCTGTTTTGCTTTCTCAGGTTGATGAACGTGTTGCTTTGGAGTTCTTTTATTGGGCTGATCGACAATGGCGGTACCGTCACAACCTGATTGTCTATTATATAATGCTTGAGATCCTTAGTAAAACTAAATTGTGTCAAGGTGCTAAACGGGTTCTTCGGCTCATGGCACGTAGGGGAATTGAGTGTCAGCCTGAAGCATTTAGTTATTTGATGGTATCATATAGTAGGGCTGGCAAGTTGAGGGATGCAATGAAAGTATTGACCTTAATGCAAAAGGCTGGAGTGGAGCTGAATTTGTCAGTATGTAATACTGCAATTCATGTTTTGGTGATGGCAAATAGGATGGAAAAGGCCCTGAGATTCTTCCAACGAATGCAACTTGTTGGCATTACACCTAATGTTGTTACTTATAACTGTTTGATCAAGGGATATTGTAACATGTATCAGGTTGAAGATGCACTGCTGTTGATTGCTGAAATGCCATCTAAGAACTGTTCCCCAGATAAAGTTAGTTATTATACCATAATGAGTTTCCTTTGCAAAGAAAAACAGGTAAAAGAAGTGAGGGACTTAATGGAGAAGATGTCAAAAGACAGTAATCTTTTTCCAGACCAGGTTACTTATAACACTCTTATCCATATGCTGTCCAAGCATGGTCATGCAGATGAGGCTCTTGAATTTTTAAGGGAAGCTGAAGGGAGAGGATTTCGAATTGATAAGGTTGGGCATAGTGCAATTGTTCACTCGTATTGTAAACAGGGAAGGATAGATGAAGCAAAAAGTATTGTGAATGAAATGTTGTCCAAAGGTTGCAGTCCTGATGTGGTGACTTATACTGCTGTTGTTGATGGTTTCTGTCGGATTGGGAAGCTGGACCAAGCTGAAAAGATGCTTCAGCAAATGTACAAACATGGCTGCAAGCCCAACACTGTATCATATACAGCTTTGTTAACTGGGCTTTGTCGGAAGGGGAACTCATTAAGGGCAAGAGAGATGATGAATGTTAGTGAGGAAGAGTGGTGGACCCCAAATGCCATCAGTTATAGTGTTGTGATGCATGGGCTGCGTAAGGAAGGAAAATTGTCTGAGGCATGTCACGTGGTTAGGGAGATGGTTAGCAAGGGCTTTTTCCCAGGCCCAGTTGAAATTAACTTGTTAATTCAGTCACTTTGTCAAGAGGGGAAAATGGATGAGGCTAAAAAGTTTTTGGAGGAATGTCTGAATAAAGGGTGTGCTGTTAATGTTGTAAACTTTACTACTCTTATTCATGGATATTGTCGAAAGGATGACTTGGAGGCTGCTTTGTCTTTGCTTGATGATATGTATCTAAGCAACAAACATCCTGATGCAGTCACTTATACAACAGTAATTGATGCACTTGGAAAGAATGGTAGAATAGAAGAGGCAACTGATCTTACCATGAAGATGCTAAAGAAAGGGTTGGTTCCAACACCTGTTACATACAGAACAGTTATTCACAGATATTGCCAAATGGGTAGGGTGGAAGATCTGTTGAAATTATTGGACAAAATGCTTTCAAGGCAGAAGTGCAAAACAGCATATAATCAAGTTATCGAAAAGCTTTGTAGTTTTGGAAACCTTGAGGAGGCTGATAAACTGTTGGGTAGGATTTTGAAAACAGCTTCCAGAACTGATGCTAAAACCTGTACCATGCTTATGGAAAGTTATTTGAGCAAAGAGATGCCTCTATCAGCATATAAAGTTGCTTGTCGTATGTTTAACAGAAATCTGATTCCTGATCTGAAATTATCTGAGAAGGTGATTGAGCAACTCATGTTAGAAGGAAAATCTGCAGAGGCAGATAATCTCATGCTACggtttgttgagcatggatgcCATTCACCTCGGTTTGAATAA
- the LOC18596446 gene encoding transcriptional regulator Myc, with product MDESWRRCMGMPTTHHLPRRKSVENTIFSMSHHVTMVADHTIDADDFFDVFGGPPRSVLCRTFSGDFTRSTSFYEEVFRPPEFVSSRKTKCGRSLPAFRIPARGEGFYSDIFGSDDDLRRSRERSGSNSKAKSNSSSVLSSEELSPLRPAVGDDVGLSSFASKLRPINVPCRWNSTTMMPDQELGMQRGMALPAFPSSRSFYNENLYMENEHNVDNLRSSCYGFCRRASSPEIISLEPHSFRSVKISADDFEFNSPSSPASSLCHEAEARAGVQTDSVQEEEEEEEEEEEEEEDEDEVMSSYVIDINSDLRECTGEAVSIDEAIAWAKERYNTQSSEREHEKEQPIETEASSNNAHEYFDRQTDGHGTKQSPMQEEQKKSKAEEEKERSEEHIKMGLLDEDVKLWSSGKENNIRLLLSTLHHILWPNSGWHMIPLMSLTESSQVKKAYQKARLCLHPDKLQQRGATLSQKYVADKAFSILQDAWAAFISQDVFFN from the exons ATGGATGAGTCTTGGCGAAGGTGCATGGGAATGCCAACTACCCATCATCTGCCGCGTCGAAAATCCGTGGAAAATACCATTTTTTCAATGAGTCACCACGTAACCATGGTGGCTGATCACACTATTGACGCAGATGACTTCTTCGACGTTTTCGGCGGTCCGCCCCGGAGCGTGCTCTGCCGGACGTTCTCCGGCGACTTCACCCGATCAACGTCTTTTTACGAGGAGGTTTTCCGGCCCCCGGAGTTTGTTTCGTCTCGGAAGACGAAGTGTGGCAGGAGCTTGCCGGCATTTAGGATTCCGGCGCGGGGGGAAGGGTTTTACAGTGACATTTTCGGGTCGGATGATGATCTCAGGCGGTCGAGGGAACGGTCGGGGTCTAACTCGAAAGCGAAGTCGAACTCGTCGTCGGTGCTGAGTTCGGAGGAGCTGAGCCCTCTCCGGCCGGCGGTCGGGGATGATGTCGGGTTGTCGTCATTTGCTTCAAAGCTCAG GCCAATCAATGTGCCATGCAGATGGAACTCAACAACAATGATGCCAGATCAGGAACTAGGAATGCAACGAGGGATGGCACTGCCAGCATTTCCAAGCAGCCGTTCTTTCTACAATGAAAATCTTTACATGGAAAATGAACACAATGTCGACAACTTGAGAAGCTCATGTTATGGATTCTGTCGACGTGCTTCTTCCCCAGAAATCATTAGCTTGGAACCCCATTCTTTCCGAAGTGTCAAAATATCAGCTGATGATTTCGAGTTTAACTCCCCTTCATCCCCTGCCTCTTCACTTTGTCATGAAGCAGAGGCAAGAGCTGGTGTCCAGACTGATTCAGtgcaagaagaagaagaagaagaagaagaagaagaagaagaagaggaagatgaGGATGAAGTTATGAGTTCTTATGTTATAGACATCAATTCTGATCTTAGAGAGTGTACTGGTGAAGCAGTTTCGATTGATGAAGCAATTGCTTGGGCAAAGGAGAGATATAATACACAAAGTTCTGAAAGGGAACATGAAAAAGAGCAGCCAATTGAAACAGAAG CAAGCTCTAATAATGCACATGAATATTTTGACCGGCAAACGGATGGCCATGGAACAAAGCAATCTCCAATG caagaagaacaaaagaagtccaaagcagaagaagaaaaagagagatcaGAAGAACAT ATAAAGATGGGGCTTTTGGATGAAGATGTGAAGCTGTGGTCATCTGGCAAGGAAAATAACATCCGATTGCTCCTTTCAACCCTTCATCAT ATTCTGTGGCCCAATAGCGGTTGGCACATGATTCCTCTCATGAGCCTTACAGAGAGCTCACAAGTGAAAAAAGCTTATCAGAAAGCAAGGCTGTGTCTTCACCCAGACAAACTGCAACAAAGAGGTGCAACACTATCACAAAAATATGTCGCAGACAAGGCCTTTTCCATCCTCCAG GATGCATGGGCTGCATTCATCTCCCAAGATGTCTTCTTCAACTAG